The following proteins are encoded in a genomic region of Rissa tridactyla isolate bRisTri1 chromosome 5, bRisTri1.patW.cur.20221130, whole genome shotgun sequence:
- the ADRA2C gene encoding alpha-2C adrenergic receptor — MDLLLVVNTSLGSPNESLALTPSSPSSSALLQPPSPYSPAAVASLAAVVGFLIVFTIVGNVLVVIAVLTSRALRAPQNLFLVSLASADILVATLVMPFSLANELMNYWYFGKAWCNIYLALDVLFCTSSIVHLCAISLDRYWSVTQAVEYNLKRTPRRIKAIILTVWLISAVISFPPLISMYRDPEGDGFPQCKLNDETWYILSSCIGSFFAPCLIMVLVYIRIYRVAKLRTRTLSEKRTMPEGSSQTENGLSRAAGGCTSLRMQLGENGHYSVHHWRKASELEDIELEESSTSESRRRRSREEHPRKSSKSQSFSYSYSSKHSSSRLSRSSNRSMQFFSYRRRRKRSSICRKKVTQAREKRFTFVLAVVMGVFVVCWFPFFFSYSLYGICREACEVPETLFKFFFWIGYCNSSLNPVIYTIFNQDFRRSFKHILFKKKKKNFRH; from the coding sequence ATGGATCTGCTGCTGGTGGTGAACACGAGCCTGGGCTCCCCCAACGAGTCCCTGGCGCTGACCCCCTCCTCGCCGTCCTCCTCGGCCCTCCTGCAGCCGCCCTCCCCGTACTCCCCGGCGGCCGTGGCCAGCCTGGCGGCGGTGGTGGGCTTCCTCATCGTCTTCACCATCGTGGGCAACGTGCTGGTGGTGATAGCGGTGCTCACCAGCCGGGCGCTGAGAGCCCCCCAGAACCTCTTCCTGGTGTCCCTGGCCAGCGCGGACATCCTGGTGGCTACCTTGGTCATGCCTTTCTCCTTAGCCAACGAGCTTATGAATTACTGGTACTTCGGCAAGGCTTGGTGTAACATTTACCTGGCGCTGGACGTGCTCTTCTGCACCTCCTCCATCGTCCACCTGTgcgccatcagcctcgacaggtATTGGTCAGTCACACAGGCGGTGGAGTACAACCTCAAACGGACCCCCCGGCGGATCAAGGCCATCATCCTCACTGTCTGGCTCATTTCAGCTGTCATCTCCTTCCCACCATTGATCTCCATGTACCGGGACCCTGAAGGAGATGGCTTTCCCCAGTGCAAGCTCAATGACGAGACATGGTACATCCTTTCTTCTTGTATTGGCTCTTTCTTTGCCCCCTGCCTCATCATGGTGTTGGTCTATATCCGCATCTACCGCGTGGCCAAGCTAAGGACCAGGACCCTCTCTGAGAAGCGTACGATGCCAGAGGGGTCCTCCCAGACTGAGAATGGCTTGAGCcgcgctgctgggggctgcacgTCCCTGAGGATGCAGCTGGGAGAGAACGGACATTACTCGGTGCACCACTGGCGCAAAGCCTCTGAACTGGAGGACATtgagctggaggagagcagcacCTCAGAGAGCAGACGGAGGCGGAGTCGGGAGGAGCATCCCCGCAAAAGCAGCAAGAGCCAGTCCTTCTCCTACTCATATTCCTCCAAGCACTCTAGTAGCCGTCTGTCCCGCTCTAGCAATCGCTCCATGCAGTTCTTCTCATACCGCCGTCGCCGGAAGCGTAGCAGCATCTGCCGTAAGAAAGTCACCCAGGCCCGGGAGAAACGCTTCACTTTTGTGCTGGCCGTGGTCATGGGGGTCTTTGTAGTTTGCTGGTTCCCTTTCTTCTTCAGCTACAGCCTCTATGGTATTTGCCGGGAGGCCTGTGAGGTTCCTGAGACTCTCTTCAAGTTCTTCTTCTGGATTGGGTATTGCAATAGCTCCCTCAACCCAGTCATCTACACCATCTTCAACCAGGACTTCCGCAGGTCCTTTAAACACATTCtctttaagaagaagaagaagaacttCCGGCATTGA